AGTAAAGAAGAAATTTTTTTAGGTTTAAAAAGTAAAGTTCCTATCAAACATATTATGACAGGTGAAGAGTTTTGTGATCTATTGAATATAAGTAAGCAAGAAATTCAAAAAGAGAGACAAAGAGATAGTGAGAAGAATTTAAACTTTTTTATCGCTGAACTTTTAAAAATAGATGATGTAAGAAATAGAATAATTGAAGAATTATCGAAATAATCACAAGTTTAAACAAGGTTGCTCTTCAATTTATTATGTAAGAATCCGTCAAGATGTTTTAGAAAATAGTGAAAACTATGAATGTGATGCATGTAAAATTTAATAAATTTTTAACCAAGTATTAAAATTTTAGTATTTGGTTTTTTTATTTTTTTAATAATAAAAAAACAATTTTTAAAAAGTAGTTTTTAATTCTTATCTTAATTTTTTATTTTTAAATTTTTACTAATTTTATTGGAATAGAAGTTAAATAATATTATAATGAATTTTTCGATATCTTTTTTAGAAGATATTTTTAAAACACGTTCTTAAGGAGAATTTATGAAAAACAACTATAAGTCATTAGTTATTGTAGGTAGCCAATGAGGGGATGAAGGTAAAGGAAAAATAACAGATTATTTTAGCCAAAAAGCTGATGTTGTTGTAAGATTTGCTGGTGGAGATAATGCTGGGCATATGATTGAATTTAATAATAAACGTCATAAAGTAACAATTATTCCATCAGGAGTATTTAACCCTAAAGTAAAAAATATTATTGGTAATGGAACAGTAATTAATTTAAAAAGTTTAGTTAATGAAATTAAAAGATTAAATGAATCAAATATTAGTACTGATAATGTTTTTATTTCAGATAGAGCACATCTAATTTTTGATTGACATACTTTAATAGATCAATTACAAGAAGAAAATAGAAAAGAAAATAAAATAGGTACAACAAAAAGAGGAATTGGTCCTACTTATGCTGATAAAGCAGCTAGATATGGAATTAGAATTTGTGATTTTCAAAACCCTAATTTTAAAGAGATATTAAAAGAAAACTTAGATTATCATAATCAAATCATTACTAAAGTTTATAATCATGAACCTTTAGATTTTGATGTTATTTATAATGAATTAATAACAAATTATCAGTTTATTAAAAATAATATTATTGATAGTGGGTATGAAGTTTCTAATTTAATTAATGAAAATAAATTTGTTCTATTTGAAGGAGCTCAAGGAGTTTTATTAGATATAGATCATGGGACTTATCCATTTGTAACTTCTTCAAATTGTTCAGCTAATAATGCTTCAATTGGAACTGGAATTCATAATAAACAAATTAATAAAGTTTTAGGAATTGTTAAAGCTTATAATACTAGAGTTGGGTCTGGAGCTATGGTTAGTGAAATTAAAACAGAACTAGCTCATAAATTAAGAGAACGTGGAAGAGAATATGGATCAAACACTGGAAAACCAAGAAGAATTGGATGATTAGATTTAGTTGCTTTAAAATATGCAATTAGAGTTGGTGGAATTGATCAATTATTTTTAACTTTATTTGATGTTTTAGATACAGAAACAAAAATTAAAATTTGTACACATTATAAACTAGATGGAAAAATTATTGATTGATTTCCAGCAAGTGATTATGAATTAAAAAGATGTGAACCAGTTTATGAAGAATTAGATGGTTGAAATCAAGATATTACTAAAGTAACTTCTTTTGAAGAACTACCAATTAATGCTCAAAAATACATTAAAAGAATTGAAGAAATTGTAAAAGTTCCATTTCTAGGATTTTCAGTAGGACCAGATCGTAAGCAAACAATCTTAATTAAAGGTGAATTTGATGATTAGTAGATATCAAGTTAAAGAAATCACAGATATTTG
This genomic window from Mycoplasma mycoides subsp. capri contains:
- a CDS encoding adenylosuccinate synthase; protein product: MKNNYKSLVIVGSQWGDEGKGKITDYFSQKADVVVRFAGGDNAGHMIEFNNKRHKVTIIPSGVFNPKVKNIIGNGTVINLKSLVNEIKRLNESNISTDNVFISDRAHLIFDWHTLIDQLQEENRKENKIGTTKRGIGPTYADKAARYGIRICDFQNPNFKEILKENLDYHNQIITKVYNHEPLDFDVIYNELITNYQFIKNNIIDSGYEVSNLINENKFVLFEGAQGVLLDIDHGTYPFVTSSNCSANNASIGTGIHNKQINKVLGIVKAYNTRVGSGAMVSEIKTELAHKLRERGREYGSNTGKPRRIGWLDLVALKYAIRVGGIDQLFLTLFDVLDTETKIKICTHYKLDGKIIDWFPASDYELKRCEPVYEELDGWNQDITKVTSFEELPINAQKYIKRIEEIVKVPFLGFSVGPDRKQTILIKGEFDD